The following coding sequences lie in one Synechococcus sp. PCC 7336 genomic window:
- the sbcD gene encoding exonuclease subunit SbcD has translation MVKVLHLSDIHLGSGLSHGRINPQTGLNTRLEDFTATLSHCIDRAISEPVDLVLFGGDAFPDATPPPLHQEAFASQFRRLADANIPTVLLIGNHDQHGQGLEGNSLSIYRTLSVPNFFVGDRLRTLPIETRSGPIQVTTLPWLNRSALLANPNTEGLSAAAVAESLLKKLDLALEAETRQLDRDIPAILLAHAMVDRARYGAERHLAVGKGFTVPLSLLARPAYQYVALGHVHRHQVLCDNPPVIYPGSIERVDFSEETETKGFILANVRVEGTQYELVPLEVRNFCTIRVDLAQLDSDESPMAVLEAAIAEREIEGAVVRTIYRIRTDRADEIDDRRLHELLSPASSYSISPEVIAADRTRLPGLAATDLTPVEALEHYLQTRDDLAGLHDDMLQAARQLMAEVIPDWVKVEPSDKALWEPAAEQLSLLVENDP, from the coding sequence GTGGTCAAAGTTCTACATTTATCCGATATCCATCTGGGCAGTGGGTTGAGCCACGGTCGCATTAATCCCCAAACTGGACTCAATACGCGCCTGGAAGATTTCACCGCTACCCTCAGCCACTGTATCGATCGCGCCATCTCCGAACCCGTCGATCTCGTCCTCTTCGGCGGCGACGCCTTCCCTGACGCTACCCCGCCCCCGCTCCACCAAGAAGCCTTCGCCAGCCAATTTCGCCGCCTCGCCGACGCCAACATCCCCACTGTCCTCCTCATCGGCAACCACGACCAACACGGACAAGGACTCGAAGGCAACAGCCTCAGTATTTACAGAACCCTATCGGTCCCCAACTTCTTTGTCGGCGATCGCCTGCGTACCCTCCCAATCGAAACCCGCAGCGGCCCCATCCAAGTCACCACCCTCCCCTGGCTCAACCGCTCTGCCCTGCTCGCCAACCCCAACACCGAAGGCTTATCTGCTGCTGCCGTTGCCGAAAGCCTGCTCAAAAAACTCGACCTTGCCCTCGAAGCCGAAACCCGCCAACTCGATCGCGACATCCCCGCTATTCTGTTAGCCCACGCCATGGTCGATCGCGCCCGCTACGGAGCCGAACGCCATCTCGCCGTTGGCAAAGGTTTCACCGTTCCCCTTTCCCTGCTCGCCCGACCTGCCTATCAATACGTCGCCCTCGGTCACGTCCACCGCCATCAAGTGCTCTGCGACAATCCCCCCGTCATCTATCCCGGCAGCATCGAACGGGTGGACTTCAGTGAAGAAACAGAAACCAAAGGCTTTATCCTCGCCAACGTGCGAGTCGAGGGTACCCAATACGAGCTGGTGCCGCTAGAGGTGCGTAACTTCTGCACCATCCGCGTCGATTTAGCCCAGTTGGACTCAGACGAATCCCCTATGGCTGTCTTGGAAGCAGCGATCGCCGAACGGGAGATTGAAGGGGCTGTCGTTCGCACGATCTATCGCATTCGCACCGATCGCGCCGACGAAATCGACGATCGCCGCCTGCACGAATTACTCTCACCTGCCTCCAGTTACTCCATCAGCCCCGAAGTCATCGCCGCCGATCGCACTCGCCTTCCCGGCTTAGCTGCCACCGATCTCACCCCCGTCGAAGCCCTCGAACATTACCTGCAAACCCGCGACGACCTCGCTGGCTTGCACGACGACATGCTGCAAGCTGCCCGTCAACTAATGGCAGAAGTAATTCCCGATTGGGTAAAGGTGGAGCCAAGCGACAAGGCGCTGTGGGAACCTGCGGCAGAGCAACTGAGTTTGCTGGTGGAGAACGATCCCTAG